The following coding sequences lie in one Brevibacterium marinum genomic window:
- a CDS encoding GntR family transcriptional regulator codes for MESLAVKTADTDCGQTEANSLSKAETAYRWIRQRIADQTFEPGHKLVLAQIALELDTSVVPVREAIRRLEADGLVTFERNVGARVAMVDQSSYAQSMEAVAILEGAATAQALEFLGEDDLAEADAINERMRALLDDFDATEFTRLNHEFHAALFRRCPNERLHSLVAVEWDRLAHLRNSTFSFVPERARGSVDEHARIVALIRAAASAEEVERVVRSHRSATLASYREAQSKTTVTTETDSTVTTETIEREEDKS; via the coding sequence GTGGAAAGCCTCGCAGTGAAGACCGCTGACACCGACTGCGGGCAGACGGAGGCGAACTCTCTGAGCAAGGCGGAGACGGCCTATCGCTGGATCCGCCAGCGCATCGCGGACCAGACCTTCGAGCCCGGACACAAACTGGTCCTGGCCCAGATCGCGCTCGAGCTCGACACCTCCGTCGTCCCGGTCAGGGAGGCCATCCGCCGCCTCGAAGCCGACGGGCTCGTCACCTTCGAACGCAATGTCGGCGCCCGTGTGGCCATGGTCGACCAGAGCTCCTACGCCCAGTCGATGGAGGCCGTGGCGATCCTCGAGGGGGCCGCGACCGCGCAGGCCCTCGAATTCTTGGGCGAAGACGACCTCGCCGAGGCGGATGCGATCAATGAGCGCATGCGTGCACTGTTGGACGACTTCGACGCCACCGAGTTCACTCGCCTCAACCACGAATTCCATGCGGCACTGTTCCGACGCTGCCCGAACGAGCGTCTGCACAGCCTCGTCGCCGTCGAATGGGACCGCCTGGCCCACCTGCGGAACTCGACCTTCTCCTTCGTGCCCGAGCGGGCACGGGGATCGGTCGACGAACATGCCAGGATCGTCGCACTCATCCGGGCGGCAGCCTCGGCGGAGGAGGTCGAACGGGTGGTGCGCAGCCACCGATCGGCAACCCTGGCCAGCTACCGGGAAGCCCAATCCAAGACCACCGTGACCACAGAAACCGATTCCACCGTGACCACAGAAACCATCGAGAGAGAAGAGGACAAGTCATGA
- a CDS encoding fumarylacetoacetate hydrolase family protein: protein MPTPAGVPVRPGKVIAVHVAYESRSAQRGKRPSQPSYFLKATSSLAASGEAIERPAGTSLLAFEGEIAIVIGTAAHRVSAKDAWTYVEGVTASNDFGLYDIKAPDKGSNLRSKSRDGYTPLGPNIIPAAEADPQSLRIRTWVNGQVRQDDGTSAAQLIFPLTRIIADLSQHMTLESGDVILTGTPAGSSVVAPGDSVEVEVTTSSANTGSELSSGRLVTNVVEGPGDFDEDLGSMPAVDESLQIDAWGSREAAGLAPESSDDQIGDDATAGPLSDELRAKLIEAPTAGLSAQLRARGLNNVVIEGVSPLQPGSKVVGTAKTLRFVPNREDLFKSHGGGYNAQKQAFDSLQSGEVVVIEARGEPGSGTLGDVLALRAEAQGATGVITDGGVRDSAEVAGILPVFATGRNPAVLGRKHVPWESDVAVACGNATVLPGDVIVGDDDGVIVIPRGLVAEVVEAALAKEIEDGWVAEQVAAGNPIESLFPPKGQWRDKFEAWKASQ from the coding sequence ATGCCGACTCCAGCTGGTGTCCCAGTCCGACCGGGAAAAGTCATTGCCGTCCACGTGGCCTACGAGTCGCGCTCGGCCCAACGAGGCAAACGACCCTCCCAGCCGTCCTATTTCCTCAAGGCCACAAGCTCACTGGCCGCATCGGGTGAGGCGATCGAGCGTCCGGCGGGGACCTCGCTGCTCGCCTTCGAAGGCGAGATCGCGATCGTCATCGGCACCGCCGCCCATCGAGTGAGCGCCAAGGACGCCTGGACCTACGTCGAGGGAGTGACCGCGTCCAATGACTTCGGCCTCTACGACATCAAGGCGCCCGACAAGGGCTCGAATCTGCGGTCCAAGAGCCGCGACGGATACACTCCGCTGGGACCGAACATCATCCCCGCCGCCGAGGCGGACCCGCAGTCCCTGCGCATCCGCACCTGGGTCAACGGCCAGGTCAGGCAGGACGACGGCACGAGTGCCGCGCAGCTGATCTTCCCCCTGACCCGGATCATCGCCGATCTCAGCCAGCACATGACGCTGGAATCCGGCGACGTCATCCTCACCGGCACCCCAGCGGGGTCGAGCGTCGTCGCTCCCGGCGACAGTGTCGAGGTCGAGGTCACGACCTCCTCGGCGAATACCGGTTCCGAGCTCAGCTCGGGACGCCTCGTCACGAACGTCGTCGAAGGCCCGGGCGACTTCGACGAGGACCTGGGCAGCATGCCCGCCGTCGACGAATCCCTGCAGATCGACGCCTGGGGTTCACGGGAGGCCGCCGGCCTGGCCCCGGAGAGCTCCGACGATCAGATCGGCGACGACGCAACGGCCGGGCCGCTCAGCGATGAGCTGCGCGCGAAGCTGATCGAGGCCCCGACTGCCGGTCTCTCTGCGCAGCTGCGTGCACGGGGCCTCAACAACGTCGTCATCGAAGGCGTCTCCCCGCTGCAGCCCGGCAGCAAGGTCGTCGGCACCGCGAAGACGCTGCGCTTCGTGCCCAACCGCGAGGACCTGTTCAAATCCCACGGCGGCGGATACAACGCGCAGAAGCAGGCCTTCGACTCCCTGCAGTCCGGCGAGGTCGTCGTCATCGAAGCTCGCGGCGAACCCGGCTCGGGCACGCTCGGCGACGTGCTCGCCCTGCGGGCCGAGGCCCAGGGCGCAACCGGTGTCATCACCGACGGGGGAGTTCGCGACTCCGCCGAGGTGGCCGGCATCCTCCCCGTGTTCGCGACGGGGAGGAACCCCGCCGTACTCGGCCGCAAGCACGTCCCGTGGGAATCCGACGTGGCTGTGGCCTGCGGAAACGCCACCGTCCTGCCCGGTGACGTGATCGTCGGCGACGATGACGGCGTCATCGTCATCCCACGTGGCCTCGTCGCCGAAGTCGTCGAAGCAGCACTGGCGAAGGAGATCGAGGACGGTTGGGTCGCCGAGCAGGTCGCCGCCGGCAACCCGATCGAGTCCCTGTTCCCACCCAAGGGTCAGTGGCGGGATAAGTTCGAAGCGTGGAAAGCCTCGCAGTGA
- a CDS encoding MFS transporter — MVSKTHTQGRVAFATVVGTSIEWYDYFLYAAASGLIFNQLFFGPLGSTLSTMVAFATVGISFLFRPLGAFLAGHFGDKLGRRVVLIITLIAMGGATALIGFLPTYDSIGIAAPLLLILLRIIQGVSAGGEWGGAVLLAVEHAETKHRGLRGSFPQIGVSIGLILSSGVLALMTAIAPGEAFLEWGWRVPFFLSILLVGVGYWIRRGVEESPVFHEIAERKEQVSNPLGKLFRSHWLLVILASLVFVGNNAAGYMTTGGYIQNYATDPAGPIGLDRGPVLWAVSASAVSWLIFTIVAGSVSDRIGRKNTYLLGWVLLLIGIFSLFPLVNTGSIWMLLLGLVILTVGLGFTYGQQPAMYAEIFPSSVRFSGVSVSYAIGSILGGAFAPTIAKALVAATGTTASVAIYLAIMTVVALIATLLLRDRSGIPLGPDHEERQLVSPIIGSRT, encoded by the coding sequence ATGGTGAGTAAAACGCACACCCAAGGTCGGGTGGCATTCGCGACCGTCGTCGGAACCAGCATCGAGTGGTACGACTACTTCCTCTATGCGGCCGCCTCGGGGCTGATCTTCAATCAGCTCTTCTTCGGCCCCCTGGGCTCGACCCTGTCGACCATGGTCGCCTTCGCAACCGTGGGCATCAGCTTCCTCTTCCGCCCCCTGGGCGCATTCCTCGCCGGTCACTTCGGGGACAAGCTGGGGCGTCGGGTCGTCCTCATCATCACCCTCATCGCCATGGGTGGGGCCACGGCCCTGATCGGCTTCCTGCCGACTTACGATTCGATCGGCATCGCCGCGCCACTCCTGCTCATCCTCCTGCGCATCATCCAGGGCGTCTCGGCCGGCGGCGAATGGGGCGGAGCCGTCCTGCTGGCCGTCGAGCACGCGGAGACCAAGCACCGCGGCCTGCGCGGCTCCTTCCCACAGATCGGGGTGTCCATCGGCCTCATCCTCTCCTCGGGAGTGCTGGCGCTGATGACCGCGATCGCGCCCGGCGAGGCCTTCCTCGAGTGGGGTTGGCGCGTGCCCTTCTTCCTCTCGATCCTGCTCGTCGGAGTCGGCTACTGGATCCGCCGAGGCGTCGAGGAGTCTCCCGTCTTCCACGAGATCGCGGAGCGCAAGGAACAGGTGTCCAACCCGCTGGGCAAGCTGTTCCGGAGCCATTGGCTCCTCGTCATCCTGGCCTCACTGGTCTTCGTCGGCAACAACGCCGCCGGCTACATGACCACCGGCGGATACATCCAGAACTACGCCACCGACCCGGCCGGCCCCATCGGACTCGACCGCGGTCCGGTGCTCTGGGCGGTGTCCGCCTCGGCGGTTTCGTGGCTGATCTTCACGATCGTGGCAGGCTCGGTCTCCGACAGGATCGGGCGTAAGAACACCTACCTGCTGGGATGGGTACTGCTGCTGATCGGCATCTTCTCCCTCTTCCCTCTGGTCAACACCGGCAGCATCTGGATGCTGCTGCTGGGACTCGTCATCCTCACCGTCGGCCTCGGCTTCACCTACGGCCAGCAGCCGGCGATGTACGCGGAGATCTTCCCGTCCAGCGTTCGCTTCTCCGGCGTCTCGGTCTCCTATGCGATCGGCTCGATCCTCGGCGGGGCCTTCGCCCCGACCATTGCGAAGGCGCTGGTGGCGGCGACCGGCACGACCGCCTCGGTGGCCATCTACCTGGCGATCATGACCGTGGTCGCCCTGATCGCCACACTGCTCCTGCGGGACCGTTCGGGCATCCCCCTGGGGCCCGATCATGAGGAAAGGCAGCTGGTGAGCCCAATCATAGGCAGCCGCACATGA
- a CDS encoding FAD-binding monooxygenase translates to MHFHQHGYVSADPRIEAAAGYGIDRPEELPDEVDVLIVGSGPAGMVAAAQLSQYPEVSTRIIEKRDSRLVIGQADGIQARSVETFQAFGFAEEIIREGYHIIDMAFWNPDPENPEHIIRTGRPKDDEAGISEFPHLIVNQARVLDYFAQFAKQSPARIAPDYGIEFLDLAVDGDADRTSSTVSDHPVSVKVRYTAGERAGEERTIRAGYVVGCDGARSGVRKSIGRTMSGDQANHAWGVMDVLANSDFPDIRTKCAISSKHGNILHIPREGGHLFRMYVDLGEVPDDDARKVRRTSVDEIIDRANAIIAPYSIDVKDVAWHSVYEVGHRLTDAFDDTDETAVDSPSPRVFITGDACHTHSAKAGQGMNVSMQDGFNISWKLGQVLAGRSSQELLRTYSAERQVTAKNLIDFDKEWSTLMATPQEELPDATYLEDFYVKTAEFPAGFMTEYTESMITTSPKHQELASGFPVGKRFKSARVQRNCDANFIHLGHEARADGRWRVYVFADSPAPVIGSAGTEGTSGAERPSGADGTQGSKVTQLADWLEFDPASPLVEFRREGDDIDALVELSVTYQQDHTEFSFPDVPTVFRPHVGEFDLEYVEKIYAAIPEEDIFDERGISRDGAVVVVRPDQYVSGIFPLDATDEISEFFSGVFLPAQ, encoded by the coding sequence ATGCATTTTCACCAGCACGGCTATGTGTCCGCAGACCCGCGGATCGAAGCTGCAGCAGGCTACGGGATCGATCGCCCAGAGGAACTGCCCGATGAGGTCGATGTCCTCATCGTGGGCAGCGGTCCGGCGGGCATGGTCGCGGCGGCACAGCTCTCTCAGTATCCGGAGGTCAGCACCCGGATTATCGAGAAGCGTGACTCCCGGTTGGTCATCGGTCAGGCCGACGGCATCCAGGCGCGCTCGGTCGAGACTTTCCAGGCGTTCGGGTTCGCCGAGGAGATCATTCGCGAGGGGTACCACATCATCGATATGGCCTTCTGGAATCCCGACCCTGAGAACCCCGAGCACATCATCCGCACCGGACGGCCGAAGGACGACGAGGCCGGGATCAGCGAATTCCCCCACCTCATCGTCAACCAGGCACGCGTCCTCGACTACTTCGCGCAGTTCGCCAAGCAGTCCCCCGCCCGCATCGCCCCCGACTACGGCATCGAATTCCTCGACCTGGCTGTCGACGGCGATGCCGACCGCACCAGCTCAACCGTGTCCGACCATCCGGTCTCGGTGAAGGTCCGTTACACCGCCGGCGAGCGCGCCGGTGAGGAGCGCACCATCCGCGCGGGCTATGTCGTCGGCTGCGACGGCGCGCGTTCGGGTGTGCGCAAGTCCATCGGGCGCACGATGTCCGGCGACCAGGCCAACCATGCGTGGGGAGTCATGGACGTGCTCGCGAATTCGGACTTCCCCGACATCCGCACGAAGTGCGCCATTTCCTCGAAGCACGGCAACATCCTCCACATCCCCCGCGAGGGCGGCCATCTCTTCCGCATGTACGTCGACCTGGGCGAGGTTCCCGACGATGATGCGCGCAAGGTGCGGCGGACGAGTGTCGATGAGATCATCGACAGGGCGAATGCCATCATCGCGCCGTACAGCATCGATGTGAAGGACGTCGCCTGGCACAGTGTCTACGAGGTCGGGCACCGGCTCACGGATGCCTTCGACGACACCGATGAGACGGCGGTGGATTCGCCGTCACCACGCGTGTTCATCACCGGCGATGCGTGCCACACCCACTCGGCGAAGGCCGGCCAGGGCATGAACGTGTCGATGCAGGACGGGTTCAACATCTCGTGGAAGCTCGGGCAGGTGCTCGCCGGGCGGTCCTCGCAGGAGCTGCTGCGGACCTATTCGGCGGAGCGTCAAGTGACCGCGAAGAACCTCATCGACTTCGACAAGGAATGGTCGACTCTGATGGCGACGCCGCAGGAAGAGCTGCCGGACGCGACCTATCTCGAGGACTTCTACGTCAAGACCGCCGAGTTCCCCGCCGGATTCATGACCGAATACACGGAATCGATGATCACGACCTCACCCAAGCATCAGGAACTGGCCAGCGGATTCCCGGTGGGCAAGCGATTCAAGTCCGCTCGTGTCCAGCGCAACTGTGACGCCAACTTCATCCACCTGGGCCACGAGGCCAGGGCCGACGGACGTTGGCGCGTCTACGTCTTCGCGGATTCGCCGGCACCGGTGATCGGTTCAGCCGGCACCGAGGGCACGAGTGGCGCCGAGCGCCCGAGCGGCGCCGACGGAACGCAGGGTTCCAAGGTCACGCAGCTGGCCGACTGGCTCGAATTCGATCCGGCATCTCCCCTGGTTGAATTCCGTCGTGAAGGAGACGACATCGACGCGCTCGTCGAACTCAGCGTCACCTACCAGCAGGACCACACCGAGTTCTCGTTTCCCGATGTCCCGACGGTCTTCCGTCCACACGTGGGCGAGTTCGATCTCGAGTACGTGGAGAAGATCTACGCCGCCATCCCCGAAGAGGATATCTTCGATGAGCGCGGAATAAGTCGTGACGGCGCAGTGGTCGTGGTCCGACCCGATCAGTATGTGTCGGGCATCTTCCCCTTGGACGCCACCGACGAGATCAGCGAGTTCTTCTCAGGAGTGTTCCTTCCTGCCCAGTGA